A region from the Lolium perenne isolate Kyuss_39 chromosome 4, Kyuss_2.0, whole genome shotgun sequence genome encodes:
- the LOC127294301 gene encoding uncharacterized protein: MVAAVLEPPSRRRHRLANSTTGDFELRHWRPAKKSGSTGMKGRWVPPEIEIPGGEAGSYTSLRDIMSSPEYAAANKAHSPADGGGDVHMIRHPLVKHAAYAYLQLTPSAREDLSRRRHRKRGPLCRLILSCVDFVGAFFAPA, translated from the coding sequence ATGGTGGCAGCCGTGCTGGAGCCTCCGTCGCGGCGGCGGCACCGGCTGGCGAACTCTACCACCGGCGACTTCGAGCTCCGGCACTGGCGCCCGGCCAAGAAAAGCGGCTCCACCGGGATGAAGGGCCGATGGGTGCCGCCTGAGATCGAGATCCCCGGCGGCGAGGCAGGGAGCTACACAAGCCTCCGCGACATCATGTCCTCGCCGGAGTACGCCGCCGCCAACAAGGCCCACTCCCCCGCGGACGGAGGCGGGGACGTGCACATGATACGCCACCCGCTCGTGAAGCACGCGGCGTACGCGTACCTGCAGCTGACGCCATCGGCGCGGGAGGACCTCAGCAGGCGGCGCCACCGGAAGCGTGGTCCTCTCTGCCGCCTCATCCTGAGCTGCGTCGACTTCGTCGGGGCCTTCTTCGCCCCAGCGTGA
- the LOC127294300 gene encoding putative HVA22-like protein g isoform X2, with product MLGELLSRILLLLFGYAMPAFECFKTVEARPNDAHMLRFWCQYWIIVAMVIAVESFISWMPMYGEIKLAFFVYLWYPKTKGSDIVYDTFLRPMVMQYEPNIEQRLMHLRARSGHLLSFYMKNFADKGTTFFMDVLRYVVSDEPQASISERNKKSSGGTGWSPFATKRRPPSPPPQESIFGGGPVDLDAAAVAQVIRSSLAGAKPPRRQYSGKY from the exons ATGCTGGGGGAGCTCCTCTCCAGGATCCTGCT GCTGCTGTTCGGCTACGCCATGCCGGCGTTCGAGTGCTTCAAGACGGTGGAGGCGCGCCCCAACGACGCCCACATGCTCCGCTTCTGGTGCCAATACTG GATCATAGTGGCCATGGTGATAGCCGTCGAGAGCTTCATCTCATG GATGCCAATGTATGGAGAAATCAAGCTTGCTTTCTTTGTTTACTTGTGGTACCCCAAGACAAAG GGCAGCGACATTGTGTATGACACCTTCCTCCGGCCTATGGTGATGCAGTACGAGCCAAACATCGAGCAAAGGTTGATGCATCTGAGAGCTAGATCCGGGCATCTGCTCTCGTTCTACATGAAGAACTTCGCTGACAAAGGGACGACCTTCTTCATGGATGTTCTGCGATATGTCGTCTCTGACGAACCCCAAGCATCAATTTCAGAG AGGAACAAGAAGTCGTCCGGGGGTACAGGGTGGAGCCCCTTCGCCACCAAACGCCGGCCGCCGTCGCCTCCGCCACAGGAGTCCATCTTCGGTGGTGGccccgtcgacctcgacgctgcaGCCGTGGCCCAAGTTATACGCTCTTCGTTGGCCGGCGCCAAGCCGCCCCGGCGACAGTACAGTGGCAAGTATTGA
- the LOC127294300 gene encoding putative HVA22-like protein g isoform X1 encodes MLGELLSRILLLLFGYAMPAFECFKTVEARPNDAHMLRFWCQYWIIVAMVIAVESFISWMPMYGEIKLAFFVYLWYPKTKGSDIVYDTFLRPMVMQYEPNIEQRLMHLRARSGHLLSFYMKNFADKGTTFFMDVLRYVVSDEPQASISEQRNKKSSGGTGWSPFATKRRPPSPPPQESIFGGGPVDLDAAAVAQVIRSSLAGAKPPRRQYSGKY; translated from the exons ATGCTGGGGGAGCTCCTCTCCAGGATCCTGCT GCTGCTGTTCGGCTACGCCATGCCGGCGTTCGAGTGCTTCAAGACGGTGGAGGCGCGCCCCAACGACGCCCACATGCTCCGCTTCTGGTGCCAATACTG GATCATAGTGGCCATGGTGATAGCCGTCGAGAGCTTCATCTCATG GATGCCAATGTATGGAGAAATCAAGCTTGCTTTCTTTGTTTACTTGTGGTACCCCAAGACAAAG GGCAGCGACATTGTGTATGACACCTTCCTCCGGCCTATGGTGATGCAGTACGAGCCAAACATCGAGCAAAGGTTGATGCATCTGAGAGCTAGATCCGGGCATCTGCTCTCGTTCTACATGAAGAACTTCGCTGACAAAGGGACGACCTTCTTCATGGATGTTCTGCGATATGTCGTCTCTGACGAACCCCAAGCATCAATTTCAGAG CAGAGGAACAAGAAGTCGTCCGGGGGTACAGGGTGGAGCCCCTTCGCCACCAAACGCCGGCCGCCGTCGCCTCCGCCACAGGAGTCCATCTTCGGTGGTGGccccgtcgacctcgacgctgcaGCCGTGGCCCAAGTTATACGCTCTTCGTTGGCCGGCGCCAAGCCGCCCCGGCGACAGTACAGTGGCAAGTATTGA